One segment of Metallosphaera cuprina Ar-4 DNA contains the following:
- a CDS encoding ATP-binding cassette domain-containing protein, giving the protein MLVINHPYLSGKIEIEDNEIVGILGRNGSGKTTLINSILCDKHNIFLNGVDFCSIKDYSILSALFQDPNTQILANTLEDELKIMSFYHNVNTEIAQRLMKTYYSISFFKLSDGYKKRYAIASILSSNPKYVLFDEPLSNLDEEGIKLVLDAIPKGSGVAEHRTKQIINLVQRVYLLSKAVREVEKDKLLDDNFLRRNGLRGFKLEPKRSEKLGDDILDLDIGIRLKLRESEVLCLLGPNGSGKTTILRKMAKNKKIYSIFQNPDLQFFQETVEKEVGDNSALEIFGIKELKEKSPFVLSAGQKMRVLIASAYASGSKVIGLDEPTTAMDGDGLLSFMNMVDILREEKRGLIIATHDKEVVPLCDKILNLEGLNS; this is encoded by the coding sequence TTGCTTGTCATTAACCATCCCTATCTATCCGGTAAAATAGAGATTGAGGATAACGAAATAGTTGGGATTCTTGGAAGAAACGGTAGCGGCAAAACTACGCTTATAAATTCCATCTTGTGCGACAAACATAACATATTTTTGAACGGTGTGGATTTCTGTTCCATAAAGGATTACAGCATCCTTTCTGCACTATTTCAAGATCCTAATACTCAGATATTAGCTAATACGTTAGAGGACGAGCTAAAAATAATGTCGTTCTACCATAACGTTAATACGGAAATAGCTCAGAGACTCATGAAAACCTATTACTCGATTAGCTTCTTCAAGCTTTCTGATGGGTACAAGAAAAGATATGCTATCGCCTCAATTCTTTCGAGCAACCCGAAATATGTACTATTTGATGAACCGTTATCAAACTTAGATGAGGAAGGCATCAAATTAGTCTTAGACGCAATACCAAAGGGAAGTGGTGTAGCGGAGCATAGAACGAAGCAGATTATAAATCTGGTTCAAAGAGTGTACTTACTTTCAAAAGCCGTTAGAGAAGTGGAAAAGGATAAGTTACTTGATGATAATTTTTTAAGGAGAAACGGTCTAAGGGGGTTTAAACTGGAACCTAAAAGGAGCGAGAAGCTTGGGGATGACATATTAGATCTGGATATAGGAATAAGGCTAAAGTTAAGAGAAAGTGAGGTACTATGTTTATTGGGTCCTAACGGCTCAGGAAAGACAACTATTTTGCGAAAAATGGCTAAAAATAAAAAGATTTATTCTATATTTCAAAATCCAGATCTCCAGTTCTTTCAAGAAACAGTAGAGAAAGAGGTTGGAGACAATTCAGCATTAGAAATATTCGGAATTAAAGAGTTGAAAGAGAAAAGTCCATTCGTTCTTAGTGCAGGACAAAAGATGCGAGTATTGATAGCATCGGCTTACGCCTCGGGGTCTAAAGTTATCGGATTGGACGAGCCGACTACCGCAATGGACGGAGACGGACTCCTCTCATTTATGAATATGGTGGATATATTAAGAGAGGAAAAACGAGGACTGATCATAGCTACTCACGACAAAGAGGTTGTTCCGCTTTGTGACAAGATCTTAAACTTGGAGGGTTTAAATTCATAA